A single Diceros bicornis minor isolate mBicDic1 chromosome 7, mDicBic1.mat.cur, whole genome shotgun sequence DNA region contains:
- the LOC131408025 gene encoding LOW QUALITY PROTEIN: olfactory receptor 52P1-like (The sequence of the model RefSeq protein was modified relative to this genomic sequence to represent the inferred CDS: inserted 1 base in 1 codon): MADNATHRYISSLFLVGIPGLQGFHFWISIPVCLLFALTLLGNSVIIITIRLEPSLHQPMYFFLCMLAMNDMALASSTAPKMLGIFWLDAHWIDFDICLVQLYFIHTFCIIESALLVAMAFDHYIAICIPLRYTTILTTPMVIKMGLFGVTRAILLVLPGPLLIKRLPYYTNYVINHAYCEHMAVVKLASANTLISRAYGISVALSVMVLDLGLIAISYIKILQAVFRLSSQNARFKTLXTCPDHVCTILVSYTPALFSFLTHRIGKKVPPSVHIIFASLYLLVPPTVNPLVYGVKTKQIRDQVVGLFFPNKKISED, encoded by the exons ATGGCAGACAATGCTACACATCGCTACATCTCATCTCTCTTCCTGGTTGGTATTCCTGGTTTACAAGGTTTTCACTTCTGGATCAGCATCCCTGTCTGCCTCCTGTTTGCCCTGACCCTGCTGGGAAACAGTGTAATCATCATTACCATCAGGTTAGAGCCAAGCCTGCACCAGCCTATGTATTTCTTCCTTTGCATGCTGGCAATGAATGACATGGCTCTTGCCTCTTCCACAGCCCCCAAGATGCTTGGTATCTTCTGGTTGGATGCACATTGGATTGACTTTGATATCTGCCTAGTACAGTTGTATTTCATCCACACATTTTGCATAATTGAGTCAGCCCTCCTAGTTGCCATGGCCTTTGACCACTATATAGCAATTTGCATCCCACTGCGTTATACCACGATCCTGACAACACCAATGGTCATTAAAATGGGTCTATTTGGTGTGACTCGGGCTATCCTTTTGGTTTTGCCAGGTCCTCTTCTTATTAAGAGGCTACCATATTACACCAACTATGTCATCAATCATGCCTATTGTGAGCACATGGCTGTGGTGAAGTTAGCCAGTGCCAACACTCTGATTAGCAGAGCATATGGAATCTCTGTGGCCCTCTCAGTGATGGTATTGGACCTAGGGCTCATAGCCATATCCTATATCAAAATCCTCCAGGCAGTCTTCCGGCTCTCATCCCAGAATGCCCGTTTTAAAACAC GGACCTGTCCTGACCACGTCTGCACTATACTTGTCTCTTACACACCTGCACTGTTCAGCTTCCTAACTCACCGCATTGGCAAGAAGGTACCTCCAAGTGTCCATATAATTTTTGCAAGTTTGTACCTCCTGGTGCCTCCCACAGTCAATCCCCTGGTGTATGGTGTCAAGACCAAGCAGATTCGTGACCAAGTGGTTGGTCTCTTCTTCCCAAATAAGAAAATTTCTGAAGACTAA
- the LOC131408027 gene encoding olfactory receptor 51V1-like — MPAFPAYDINSSTFLLTGFPGLEREYPLLSIPFSCIYTMVLSGNCLVLHVIHTEPSLHEPMFYFLAMLALPDLCMRLSTVHTVLGILWGLSQEVSLDACIAQTYFIHGLSLTESGVLLAMAFDHFTAICNPLRYTSILTNVRIIKIGLGILVRSFMFIIAPITRLKFFHYCHSHVLSHSFCLHQDLLRLACSDIRFNSFYALALVICTLLFDSMLILISYALILHSVLAIASWEGRLKSLQTCVSRICAVLVFYIPIIGLTMVHRFGKHFSPVVQVLMGSIYIIFPPLMNSIIYSVKTQQICSRIQEWFSMKRK; from the coding sequence ATGCCTGCTTTTCCTGCTTATGACATCAATTCCTCAACCTTTCTCCTAACAGGCTTCCCTGGCCTGGAACGGGAATACCCCTTGCTCTCCATCCCCTTCTCTTGTATCTACACTATGGTCCTCTCAGGGAACTGCCTGGTGCTCCACGTGATCCATACTGAGCCAAGCCTGCATGAGCCCATGTTCTACTTCCTGGCCATGCTGGCCCTCCCTGACCTGTGCATGCGGCTGTCCACAGTGCACACGGTGCTGGGGATCCTGTGGGGGCTCAGCCAGGAGGTCAGCCTGGATGCCTGCATTGCTCAAACTTACTTTATCCACGGTCTGTCCCTCACAGAGTCTGGTGTCCTTCTTGCCATGGCTTTCGATCATTTTACAGCAATCTGTAATCCTCTGAGATATACATCCATACTAACCAATGTCAGAATCATCAAAATTGGGCTGGGGATTTTAGTCAGGAGTTTTATGTTCATCATTGCTCCCATAACCCGCCTCAAGTTTTTCCACTACTGCCATTCCCATGTCCTCTCCCACTCTTTCTGCCTTCACCAGGACCTGCTGAGACTAGCATGTTCTGACATCCGCTTCAACAGTTTCTATGCCTTGGCTCTGGTGATTTGTACCCTTTTGTTTGATTCCATGTTAATTCTTATATCCTACGCTCTGATCCTGCATTCTGTCTTGGCTATTGCATCCTGGGAGGGGAGACTCAAGTCCTTGCAGACCTGTGTTTCCCGTATCTGTGCTGTCCTGGTTTTCTATATCCCAATAATCGGCCTGACCATGGTACACCGCTTTGGGAAGCACTTCTCTCCTGTGGTTCAGGTCCTCATGGGCAGCATCTACATCATCTTCCCACCCCTGATGAACTCCATCATCTACAGTGTGAAGACTCAGCAGATCTGCAGCAGGATTCAGGAGTGGTTCTCCATGAAGAGGAAGTGA